A DNA window from Brassica napus cultivar Da-Ae chromosome C1, Da-Ae, whole genome shotgun sequence contains the following coding sequences:
- the LOC106369170 gene encoding pentatricopeptide repeat-containing protein At4g21880, mitochondrial isoform X3, producing the protein MGLRKAKHKLSAIFRVAMRNAAKKPPAEAVAGEYPEMDFIGQGTESWSSFPDILTPLKSFMDPSNTGQQGGNTLVMRGTSSLAGLVSSGFGVKPRKRKDDNDFSSKKKTLELSAFLSGKLPPSTKKQHVARGRLQFETFKKNQSQLMKKLSKGCARKLGQETTFEVLFKMGKEAGEREYNARIQLCVENARRSNDAEYVLDQVGKAIEYLKEMRQGGFSIKEGTYGPLFRYLVDMEMVEEFQIFEEFIREASPESVERLVYYEMLLWIQVNDEEKIHEICNTVDDSGRISLSTLQEYHLVALCEKDRKEDLQKLLEIVDITKVSSPEVLKSMFEYLGNSLLEAVAMKLLLELRDSGEVEAVSNLIFSYASCIPNSSVEDAILKFNKLHEELDIVPSSTSYEKLVGYLCGSNEVATALDVVENMCEAGLEISENILHSLLDAIGQILEFDLVQRIHSIMSNKCVKPNSETFRRSISLCIRIKDFEGAYNMLGNLKNFNLAPNSSMYNSIMVGYFREKNVNKALMVLKEMKEADVKADSVTFSYLINYCDQEEAIAEYYKEMKQAGIQASKHIYMSLIKAYASCKQFEKAKQVLLDQEVPTKDHNELKSILIHALALNGNITDALSIYEEMKEAGCHVDPKTIITLIDHADSNEELTTLAQLAHELNDSKYWIDGLFKIVVFAVRNNKSCSILDLLKGTKNDLFKDDIALEYWLEELFRSIAETEPSDVKLGLDLLSFMKEELGLCPSRKCLDFLLHACVNAKDKQTALVIWKEYQFAELPYNVLNYLRMYQVLVAAGDSKSAKEIASKIPNDDRDVKCVIKESSVVFTPKPKNKTTKKKRLSCQAK; encoded by the exons ATGGGTTTAAGGAAGGCAAAACACAAACTAAGCGCCATCTTCCGCGTAGCGATGAGAAACGCCGCTAAAAAACCTCCAGCCGAAGCCGTCGCCGGAGAGTATCCCGAGATGGATTTTATTGGCCAAG GAACAGAGTCATGGAGTTCGTTTCCGGACATTCTCACGCCGCTTAAGTCTTTCATGGATCCATCCAACACTGGACAACAAGGAGGTAACACTCTAGTGATGCGTGGAACGTCGTCACTCGCGGGTCTTGTCTCTTCTGGCTTCGGTG TTAAACCTCGGAAAAGAAAAGACGATAATGATTTTTCTTCCAAGAAGAAGACATTGGAGTTGTCAGCTTTCTTATCCGGGAAACTCCCTCCATCTACAAAGAAACAACACGTGGCGCGTGGAAGGTTACAGTTCGAGACCTTCAAGAAGAACCAGTCACAGCTTATGAAGAAGCTCTCTAAAGGATGCGCTCGGAAGCTGGGGCAGGAGACCACGTTCGAGGTGTTGTTTAAAATGGGGAAAGAAGCGGGCGAGAGAGAGTACAACGCCAGGATTCAGCTTTGCGTGGAGAACGCGAGGAGAAGCAATGACGCGGAGTATGTGCTTGATCAAGTTGGGAAAGCTATTGAGTATTTGAAGGAGATGAGGCAAGGAGGGTTCTCTATAAAGGAAGGGACTTACGGGCCGCTTTTTAGGTACTTGGTTGATATGGAGATGGTGGAGGAGTTTCAGATTTTTGAAGAGTTTATTAGGGAGGCGAGTCCTGAGTCTGTTGAGAGGCTTGTTTACTATGAGATGCTTCTTTGGATTCAAGTGAATGATGAAGAGAAGATCCACGAAATTTGTAATACGGTTGATGATAGTGGGAGGATAAGTTTATCAACCCTACAAG AATATCATTTGGTTGCACTGTGTGAGAAAGACAGAAAGGAAGATCTTCAGAAGCTTTTAGAGATTGTCGACATAACAAAAGTTTCTTCACCGGAAGTTTTGAAAAGCATGTTTGAATACCTTGGAAACTCGCTATTGGAGGCTGTTGCAATGAAGCTACTTTTGGAACTAAGAGACTCTG GTGAAGTGGAGGCAGTTTCAAATCTCATATTTAGCTATGCCTCCTGCATCCCAAACTCCTCG GTAGAGGATGCCATATTGAAGTTTAACAAGTTGCACGAAGAACTAGATATTGTGCCTTCATCTACATCCTATGAAAAGCTCGTTGGTTATCTTTGTGGCTCGAATGAG GTGGCCACTGCTCTTGATGTAGTTGAAAATATGTGTGAAGCAGGACTCGAAATATCGGAAAACATCCTACATTCATTATTAGATGCCATTGGCCAGATTCTTGAGTTTGATTTG GTACAAAGAATCCATTCAATCATGAGCAACAAGTGTGTCAAGCCAAACAGTGAGACTTTCAGGAGATCGATAAGTTTGTGCATAAGAATCAAAGAT TTTGAAGGTGCATATAATATGCTTGGTAATTTGAAGAATTTTAATTTGGCTCCGAACTCTAGCATGTACAATTCTATTATGGTGGGATATTTTCGAGAG AAAAATGTGAACAAGGCCTTAATGGTCCTCAAGGAAATGAAAGAAGCTGACGTTAAAGCTGATTCTGTGACGTTTAGCTATCTAATAAACTATTGCGACCAGGAGGAGGCTATTGCGGAG tattataaGGAGATGAAGCAAGCAGGAATTCAAGCTAGTAAGCACATTTACATGTCCCTCATAAAAGCATATGCGTCATGCAAACAATTTGAGAAGGCAAAACAG GTGCTCTTGGACCAAGAAGTACCGACAAAGGATCACAATGAGCTGAAAAGTATTCTTATACATGCTCTGGCATTAAATGGAAATATAACAGATGCCTTGAGTATTTATGAAGAAATGAAGGAAGCTGGTTGCCACGTAGACCCAAAAACTATTATAACTCTTATA GATCACGCTGATTCAAACGAAGAGTTGACAACGTTGGCTCAACTCGCTCATGAGCTGAATGATTCTAAATATTGGATAGATGGTCTCTTCAAAATTGTCGTGTTTGCTGTCCGCAACAATAAGTCGTG ctCTATTCTTGATTTGTTGAAGGGGACGAAAAACGACTTGTTCAAGGATGACATCGCTCTGGAATATTGGTTGGAAGAG CTGTTTAGGTCAATAGCAGAAACAGAGCCTAGTGATGTGAAGCTAGGGCTGGACTTGTTGAGCTTTATGAAGGAAGAGCTTGGGTTATGTCCTTCAAGAAAATGTCTAGATTTTCTTCTACATGCTTGTGTCAATGCGAAGGATAAGCAGACCGCTCTAGTGATATGGAAAGAGTACCAGTTTGCAGAACTCCCTTACAATGTCCTCAACTATCTAAG GATGTATCAGGTGCTAGTGGCTGCAGGAGATTCAAAAAGTGCAAAGGAAATAGCATCCAAGATTCCTAATGATGATAGAGATGTTAAATGTGTAATCAAAGAAAGCAGTGTTGTATTTActccaaaaccgaaaaataaaaCGACGAAAAAGAAACGATTATCTTGCCAAGCAAAGTAG
- the LOC106369170 gene encoding pentatricopeptide repeat-containing protein At4g21880, mitochondrial isoform X5 yields MGLRKAKHKLSAIFRVAMRNAAKKPPAEAVAGEYPEMDFIGQGTESWSSFPDILTPLKSFMDPSNTGQQGGNTLVMRGTSSLAGLVSSGFGVKPRKRKDDNDFSSKKKTLELSAFLSGKLPPSTKKQHVARGRLQFETFKKNQSQLMKKLSKGCARKLGQETTFEVLFKMGKEAGEREYNARIQLCVENARRSNDAEYVLDQVGKAIEYLKEMRQGGFSIKEGTYGPLFRYLVDMEMVEEFQIFEEFIREASPESVERLVYYEMLLWIQVNDEEKIHEICNTVDDSGRISLSTLQEYHLVALCEKDRKEDLQKLLEIVDITKVSSPEVLKSMFEYLGNSLLEAVAMKLLLELRDSGEVEAVSNLIFSYASCIPNSSVRSILVEDAILKFNKLHEELDIVPSSTSYEKLVGYLCGSNEVATALDVVENMCEAGLEISENILHSLLDAIGQILEFDLVQRIHSIMSNKCVKPNSETFRRSISLCIRIKDFEGAYNMLGNLKNFNLAPNSSMYNSIMVGYFREKNVNKALMVLKEMKEADVKADSVTFSYLINYCDQEEAIAEYYKEMKQAGIQASKHIYMSLIKAYASCKQFEKAKQVLLDQEVPTKDHNELKSILIHALALNGNITDALSIYEEMKEAGCHVDPKTIITLIDHADSNEELTTLAQLAHELNDSKYWIDGLFKIVVFAVRNNKSCSILDLLKGTKNDLFKDDIALEYWLEEVMSQMTQRNPV; encoded by the exons ATGGGTTTAAGGAAGGCAAAACACAAACTAAGCGCCATCTTCCGCGTAGCGATGAGAAACGCCGCTAAAAAACCTCCAGCCGAAGCCGTCGCCGGAGAGTATCCCGAGATGGATTTTATTGGCCAAG GAACAGAGTCATGGAGTTCGTTTCCGGACATTCTCACGCCGCTTAAGTCTTTCATGGATCCATCCAACACTGGACAACAAGGAGGTAACACTCTAGTGATGCGTGGAACGTCGTCACTCGCGGGTCTTGTCTCTTCTGGCTTCGGTG TTAAACCTCGGAAAAGAAAAGACGATAATGATTTTTCTTCCAAGAAGAAGACATTGGAGTTGTCAGCTTTCTTATCCGGGAAACTCCCTCCATCTACAAAGAAACAACACGTGGCGCGTGGAAGGTTACAGTTCGAGACCTTCAAGAAGAACCAGTCACAGCTTATGAAGAAGCTCTCTAAAGGATGCGCTCGGAAGCTGGGGCAGGAGACCACGTTCGAGGTGTTGTTTAAAATGGGGAAAGAAGCGGGCGAGAGAGAGTACAACGCCAGGATTCAGCTTTGCGTGGAGAACGCGAGGAGAAGCAATGACGCGGAGTATGTGCTTGATCAAGTTGGGAAAGCTATTGAGTATTTGAAGGAGATGAGGCAAGGAGGGTTCTCTATAAAGGAAGGGACTTACGGGCCGCTTTTTAGGTACTTGGTTGATATGGAGATGGTGGAGGAGTTTCAGATTTTTGAAGAGTTTATTAGGGAGGCGAGTCCTGAGTCTGTTGAGAGGCTTGTTTACTATGAGATGCTTCTTTGGATTCAAGTGAATGATGAAGAGAAGATCCACGAAATTTGTAATACGGTTGATGATAGTGGGAGGATAAGTTTATCAACCCTACAAG AATATCATTTGGTTGCACTGTGTGAGAAAGACAGAAAGGAAGATCTTCAGAAGCTTTTAGAGATTGTCGACATAACAAAAGTTTCTTCACCGGAAGTTTTGAAAAGCATGTTTGAATACCTTGGAAACTCGCTATTGGAGGCTGTTGCAATGAAGCTACTTTTGGAACTAAGAGACTCTG GTGAAGTGGAGGCAGTTTCAAATCTCATATTTAGCTATGCCTCCTGCATCCCAAACTCCTCGGTGAGGTCAATTCTG GTAGAGGATGCCATATTGAAGTTTAACAAGTTGCACGAAGAACTAGATATTGTGCCTTCATCTACATCCTATGAAAAGCTCGTTGGTTATCTTTGTGGCTCGAATGAG GTGGCCACTGCTCTTGATGTAGTTGAAAATATGTGTGAAGCAGGACTCGAAATATCGGAAAACATCCTACATTCATTATTAGATGCCATTGGCCAGATTCTTGAGTTTGATTTG GTACAAAGAATCCATTCAATCATGAGCAACAAGTGTGTCAAGCCAAACAGTGAGACTTTCAGGAGATCGATAAGTTTGTGCATAAGAATCAAAGAT TTTGAAGGTGCATATAATATGCTTGGTAATTTGAAGAATTTTAATTTGGCTCCGAACTCTAGCATGTACAATTCTATTATGGTGGGATATTTTCGAGAG AAAAATGTGAACAAGGCCTTAATGGTCCTCAAGGAAATGAAAGAAGCTGACGTTAAAGCTGATTCTGTGACGTTTAGCTATCTAATAAACTATTGCGACCAGGAGGAGGCTATTGCGGAG tattataaGGAGATGAAGCAAGCAGGAATTCAAGCTAGTAAGCACATTTACATGTCCCTCATAAAAGCATATGCGTCATGCAAACAATTTGAGAAGGCAAAACAG GTGCTCTTGGACCAAGAAGTACCGACAAAGGATCACAATGAGCTGAAAAGTATTCTTATACATGCTCTGGCATTAAATGGAAATATAACAGATGCCTTGAGTATTTATGAAGAAATGAAGGAAGCTGGTTGCCACGTAGACCCAAAAACTATTATAACTCTTATA GATCACGCTGATTCAAACGAAGAGTTGACAACGTTGGCTCAACTCGCTCATGAGCTGAATGATTCTAAATATTGGATAGATGGTCTCTTCAAAATTGTCGTGTTTGCTGTCCGCAACAATAAGTCGTG ctCTATTCTTGATTTGTTGAAGGGGACGAAAAACGACTTGTTCAAGGATGACATCGCTCTGGAATATTGGTTGGAAGAG GTGATGTCTCAAATGACACAACGAAATCCTGTATAA
- the LOC106369170 gene encoding pentatricopeptide repeat-containing protein At4g21880, mitochondrial isoform X2: protein MGLRKAKHKLSAIFRVAMRNAAKKPPAEAVAGEYPEMDFIGQESWSSFPDILTPLKSFMDPSNTGQQGGNTLVMRGTSSLAGLVSSGFGVKPRKRKDDNDFSSKKKTLELSAFLSGKLPPSTKKQHVARGRLQFETFKKNQSQLMKKLSKGCARKLGQETTFEVLFKMGKEAGEREYNARIQLCVENARRSNDAEYVLDQVGKAIEYLKEMRQGGFSIKEGTYGPLFRYLVDMEMVEEFQIFEEFIREASPESVERLVYYEMLLWIQVNDEEKIHEICNTVDDSGRISLSTLQEYHLVALCEKDRKEDLQKLLEIVDITKVSSPEVLKSMFEYLGNSLLEAVAMKLLLELRDSGEVEAVSNLIFSYASCIPNSSVRSILVEDAILKFNKLHEELDIVPSSTSYEKLVGYLCGSNEVATALDVVENMCEAGLEISENILHSLLDAIGQILEFDLVQRIHSIMSNKCVKPNSETFRRSISLCIRIKDFEGAYNMLGNLKNFNLAPNSSMYNSIMVGYFREKNVNKALMVLKEMKEADVKADSVTFSYLINYCDQEEAIAEYYKEMKQAGIQASKHIYMSLIKAYASCKQFEKAKQVLLDQEVPTKDHNELKSILIHALALNGNITDALSIYEEMKEAGCHVDPKTIITLIDHADSNEELTTLAQLAHELNDSKYWIDGLFKIVVFAVRNNKSCSILDLLKGTKNDLFKDDIALEYWLEELFRSIAETEPSDVKLGLDLLSFMKEELGLCPSRKCLDFLLHACVNAKDKQTALVIWKEYQFAELPYNVLNYLRMYQVLVAAGDSKSAKEIASKIPNDDRDVKCVIKESSVVFTPKPKNKTTKKKRLSCQAK from the exons ATGGGTTTAAGGAAGGCAAAACACAAACTAAGCGCCATCTTCCGCGTAGCGATGAGAAACGCCGCTAAAAAACCTCCAGCCGAAGCCGTCGCCGGAGAGTATCCCGAGATGGATTTTATTGGCCAAG AGTCATGGAGTTCGTTTCCGGACATTCTCACGCCGCTTAAGTCTTTCATGGATCCATCCAACACTGGACAACAAGGAGGTAACACTCTAGTGATGCGTGGAACGTCGTCACTCGCGGGTCTTGTCTCTTCTGGCTTCGGTG TTAAACCTCGGAAAAGAAAAGACGATAATGATTTTTCTTCCAAGAAGAAGACATTGGAGTTGTCAGCTTTCTTATCCGGGAAACTCCCTCCATCTACAAAGAAACAACACGTGGCGCGTGGAAGGTTACAGTTCGAGACCTTCAAGAAGAACCAGTCACAGCTTATGAAGAAGCTCTCTAAAGGATGCGCTCGGAAGCTGGGGCAGGAGACCACGTTCGAGGTGTTGTTTAAAATGGGGAAAGAAGCGGGCGAGAGAGAGTACAACGCCAGGATTCAGCTTTGCGTGGAGAACGCGAGGAGAAGCAATGACGCGGAGTATGTGCTTGATCAAGTTGGGAAAGCTATTGAGTATTTGAAGGAGATGAGGCAAGGAGGGTTCTCTATAAAGGAAGGGACTTACGGGCCGCTTTTTAGGTACTTGGTTGATATGGAGATGGTGGAGGAGTTTCAGATTTTTGAAGAGTTTATTAGGGAGGCGAGTCCTGAGTCTGTTGAGAGGCTTGTTTACTATGAGATGCTTCTTTGGATTCAAGTGAATGATGAAGAGAAGATCCACGAAATTTGTAATACGGTTGATGATAGTGGGAGGATAAGTTTATCAACCCTACAAG AATATCATTTGGTTGCACTGTGTGAGAAAGACAGAAAGGAAGATCTTCAGAAGCTTTTAGAGATTGTCGACATAACAAAAGTTTCTTCACCGGAAGTTTTGAAAAGCATGTTTGAATACCTTGGAAACTCGCTATTGGAGGCTGTTGCAATGAAGCTACTTTTGGAACTAAGAGACTCTG GTGAAGTGGAGGCAGTTTCAAATCTCATATTTAGCTATGCCTCCTGCATCCCAAACTCCTCGGTGAGGTCAATTCTG GTAGAGGATGCCATATTGAAGTTTAACAAGTTGCACGAAGAACTAGATATTGTGCCTTCATCTACATCCTATGAAAAGCTCGTTGGTTATCTTTGTGGCTCGAATGAG GTGGCCACTGCTCTTGATGTAGTTGAAAATATGTGTGAAGCAGGACTCGAAATATCGGAAAACATCCTACATTCATTATTAGATGCCATTGGCCAGATTCTTGAGTTTGATTTG GTACAAAGAATCCATTCAATCATGAGCAACAAGTGTGTCAAGCCAAACAGTGAGACTTTCAGGAGATCGATAAGTTTGTGCATAAGAATCAAAGAT TTTGAAGGTGCATATAATATGCTTGGTAATTTGAAGAATTTTAATTTGGCTCCGAACTCTAGCATGTACAATTCTATTATGGTGGGATATTTTCGAGAG AAAAATGTGAACAAGGCCTTAATGGTCCTCAAGGAAATGAAAGAAGCTGACGTTAAAGCTGATTCTGTGACGTTTAGCTATCTAATAAACTATTGCGACCAGGAGGAGGCTATTGCGGAG tattataaGGAGATGAAGCAAGCAGGAATTCAAGCTAGTAAGCACATTTACATGTCCCTCATAAAAGCATATGCGTCATGCAAACAATTTGAGAAGGCAAAACAG GTGCTCTTGGACCAAGAAGTACCGACAAAGGATCACAATGAGCTGAAAAGTATTCTTATACATGCTCTGGCATTAAATGGAAATATAACAGATGCCTTGAGTATTTATGAAGAAATGAAGGAAGCTGGTTGCCACGTAGACCCAAAAACTATTATAACTCTTATA GATCACGCTGATTCAAACGAAGAGTTGACAACGTTGGCTCAACTCGCTCATGAGCTGAATGATTCTAAATATTGGATAGATGGTCTCTTCAAAATTGTCGTGTTTGCTGTCCGCAACAATAAGTCGTG ctCTATTCTTGATTTGTTGAAGGGGACGAAAAACGACTTGTTCAAGGATGACATCGCTCTGGAATATTGGTTGGAAGAG CTGTTTAGGTCAATAGCAGAAACAGAGCCTAGTGATGTGAAGCTAGGGCTGGACTTGTTGAGCTTTATGAAGGAAGAGCTTGGGTTATGTCCTTCAAGAAAATGTCTAGATTTTCTTCTACATGCTTGTGTCAATGCGAAGGATAAGCAGACCGCTCTAGTGATATGGAAAGAGTACCAGTTTGCAGAACTCCCTTACAATGTCCTCAACTATCTAAG GATGTATCAGGTGCTAGTGGCTGCAGGAGATTCAAAAAGTGCAAAGGAAATAGCATCCAAGATTCCTAATGATGATAGAGATGTTAAATGTGTAATCAAAGAAAGCAGTGTTGTATTTActccaaaaccgaaaaataaaaCGACGAAAAAGAAACGATTATCTTGCCAAGCAAAGTAG
- the LOC106369170 gene encoding pentatricopeptide repeat-containing protein At4g21880, mitochondrial isoform X4, with the protein MGLRKAKHKLSAIFRVAMRNAAKKPPAEAVAGEYPEMDFIGQESWSSFPDILTPLKSFMDPSNTGQQGGNTLVMRGTSSLAGLVSSGFGVKPRKRKDDNDFSSKKKTLELSAFLSGKLPPSTKKQHVARGRLQFETFKKNQSQLMKKLSKGCARKLGQETTFEVLFKMGKEAGEREYNARIQLCVENARRSNDAEYVLDQVGKAIEYLKEMRQGGFSIKEGTYGPLFRYLVDMEMVEEFQIFEEFIREASPESVERLVYYEMLLWIQVNDEEKIHEICNTVDDSGRISLSTLQEYHLVALCEKDRKEDLQKLLEIVDITKVSSPEVLKSMFEYLGNSLLEAVAMKLLLELRDSGEVEAVSNLIFSYASCIPNSSVEDAILKFNKLHEELDIVPSSTSYEKLVGYLCGSNEVATALDVVENMCEAGLEISENILHSLLDAIGQILEFDLVQRIHSIMSNKCVKPNSETFRRSISLCIRIKDFEGAYNMLGNLKNFNLAPNSSMYNSIMVGYFREKNVNKALMVLKEMKEADVKADSVTFSYLINYCDQEEAIAEYYKEMKQAGIQASKHIYMSLIKAYASCKQFEKAKQVLLDQEVPTKDHNELKSILIHALALNGNITDALSIYEEMKEAGCHVDPKTIITLIDHADSNEELTTLAQLAHELNDSKYWIDGLFKIVVFAVRNNKSCSILDLLKGTKNDLFKDDIALEYWLEELFRSIAETEPSDVKLGLDLLSFMKEELGLCPSRKCLDFLLHACVNAKDKQTALVIWKEYQFAELPYNVLNYLRMYQVLVAAGDSKSAKEIASKIPNDDRDVKCVIKESSVVFTPKPKNKTTKKKRLSCQAK; encoded by the exons ATGGGTTTAAGGAAGGCAAAACACAAACTAAGCGCCATCTTCCGCGTAGCGATGAGAAACGCCGCTAAAAAACCTCCAGCCGAAGCCGTCGCCGGAGAGTATCCCGAGATGGATTTTATTGGCCAAG AGTCATGGAGTTCGTTTCCGGACATTCTCACGCCGCTTAAGTCTTTCATGGATCCATCCAACACTGGACAACAAGGAGGTAACACTCTAGTGATGCGTGGAACGTCGTCACTCGCGGGTCTTGTCTCTTCTGGCTTCGGTG TTAAACCTCGGAAAAGAAAAGACGATAATGATTTTTCTTCCAAGAAGAAGACATTGGAGTTGTCAGCTTTCTTATCCGGGAAACTCCCTCCATCTACAAAGAAACAACACGTGGCGCGTGGAAGGTTACAGTTCGAGACCTTCAAGAAGAACCAGTCACAGCTTATGAAGAAGCTCTCTAAAGGATGCGCTCGGAAGCTGGGGCAGGAGACCACGTTCGAGGTGTTGTTTAAAATGGGGAAAGAAGCGGGCGAGAGAGAGTACAACGCCAGGATTCAGCTTTGCGTGGAGAACGCGAGGAGAAGCAATGACGCGGAGTATGTGCTTGATCAAGTTGGGAAAGCTATTGAGTATTTGAAGGAGATGAGGCAAGGAGGGTTCTCTATAAAGGAAGGGACTTACGGGCCGCTTTTTAGGTACTTGGTTGATATGGAGATGGTGGAGGAGTTTCAGATTTTTGAAGAGTTTATTAGGGAGGCGAGTCCTGAGTCTGTTGAGAGGCTTGTTTACTATGAGATGCTTCTTTGGATTCAAGTGAATGATGAAGAGAAGATCCACGAAATTTGTAATACGGTTGATGATAGTGGGAGGATAAGTTTATCAACCCTACAAG AATATCATTTGGTTGCACTGTGTGAGAAAGACAGAAAGGAAGATCTTCAGAAGCTTTTAGAGATTGTCGACATAACAAAAGTTTCTTCACCGGAAGTTTTGAAAAGCATGTTTGAATACCTTGGAAACTCGCTATTGGAGGCTGTTGCAATGAAGCTACTTTTGGAACTAAGAGACTCTG GTGAAGTGGAGGCAGTTTCAAATCTCATATTTAGCTATGCCTCCTGCATCCCAAACTCCTCG GTAGAGGATGCCATATTGAAGTTTAACAAGTTGCACGAAGAACTAGATATTGTGCCTTCATCTACATCCTATGAAAAGCTCGTTGGTTATCTTTGTGGCTCGAATGAG GTGGCCACTGCTCTTGATGTAGTTGAAAATATGTGTGAAGCAGGACTCGAAATATCGGAAAACATCCTACATTCATTATTAGATGCCATTGGCCAGATTCTTGAGTTTGATTTG GTACAAAGAATCCATTCAATCATGAGCAACAAGTGTGTCAAGCCAAACAGTGAGACTTTCAGGAGATCGATAAGTTTGTGCATAAGAATCAAAGAT TTTGAAGGTGCATATAATATGCTTGGTAATTTGAAGAATTTTAATTTGGCTCCGAACTCTAGCATGTACAATTCTATTATGGTGGGATATTTTCGAGAG AAAAATGTGAACAAGGCCTTAATGGTCCTCAAGGAAATGAAAGAAGCTGACGTTAAAGCTGATTCTGTGACGTTTAGCTATCTAATAAACTATTGCGACCAGGAGGAGGCTATTGCGGAG tattataaGGAGATGAAGCAAGCAGGAATTCAAGCTAGTAAGCACATTTACATGTCCCTCATAAAAGCATATGCGTCATGCAAACAATTTGAGAAGGCAAAACAG GTGCTCTTGGACCAAGAAGTACCGACAAAGGATCACAATGAGCTGAAAAGTATTCTTATACATGCTCTGGCATTAAATGGAAATATAACAGATGCCTTGAGTATTTATGAAGAAATGAAGGAAGCTGGTTGCCACGTAGACCCAAAAACTATTATAACTCTTATA GATCACGCTGATTCAAACGAAGAGTTGACAACGTTGGCTCAACTCGCTCATGAGCTGAATGATTCTAAATATTGGATAGATGGTCTCTTCAAAATTGTCGTGTTTGCTGTCCGCAACAATAAGTCGTG ctCTATTCTTGATTTGTTGAAGGGGACGAAAAACGACTTGTTCAAGGATGACATCGCTCTGGAATATTGGTTGGAAGAG CTGTTTAGGTCAATAGCAGAAACAGAGCCTAGTGATGTGAAGCTAGGGCTGGACTTGTTGAGCTTTATGAAGGAAGAGCTTGGGTTATGTCCTTCAAGAAAATGTCTAGATTTTCTTCTACATGCTTGTGTCAATGCGAAGGATAAGCAGACCGCTCTAGTGATATGGAAAGAGTACCAGTTTGCAGAACTCCCTTACAATGTCCTCAACTATCTAAG GATGTATCAGGTGCTAGTGGCTGCAGGAGATTCAAAAAGTGCAAAGGAAATAGCATCCAAGATTCCTAATGATGATAGAGATGTTAAATGTGTAATCAAAGAAAGCAGTGTTGTATTTActccaaaaccgaaaaataaaaCGACGAAAAAGAAACGATTATCTTGCCAAGCAAAGTAG